The genomic stretch tacaAGCTACTAATCCTAGTTGTTAGAGTTAGTTAGAAAAGGAGTATAATTATACTTATATATACTCCCTCATGATGTATACATTAGACTAAGTGAAATAACTCATATCATTCTCTTCTAAACGCctctctttatctctcttttcttccacttctttctcttcttctatTCTCTTCAAACTGGGCAAGAACCCAGTAATTACTTCAAATACGATAGTGATGTAACACAGTATAATCAATAACTTTACGATGAGATCTTCCAAGAATAGTATAAAGCTCATCAAATTTAGGAATCAAAATATCATTTTTGATACAAAATTTATATATTTCATCAATTAGCGAATTAGTTGCAATCGTTCCTTTGCGACTCCAACCAGTAACATGACATTTATAATGTCTTGATCCTTCTTTTGGAAGGCTACATTAAGCTCATTGGTGATTGCCAATACATTGCACATGAAATGCAATATAAAGACTACTTCAAATGTTAAATATGTTTAAAGATATTCCTTTGCATTACACTTTTTTTCAAAATGTGCATTAACAGTAAGAGCATCAAGTACATCAATGATAGGGCCAAACATAAGAATAAAATTATTAAAGGATTTGTAGTGAGAACCCCATTGAATATCACCAGCTCTAGTAAGTCCTAGTTCTTGATTCAAGCCCCTACAAGTTTCAAGCTCATCTTTACGTAatacttcttcaatttcttcttcTTGAGACTCACGAAGTTCATCTCTAAGCTTAAAAGAAGCTCCTACCATATTCAATATATCGGAAACTAATAATAAGAGTTCTTGCACTTTATCACATCCTGTAGAAATTGCAACCAAagttaattgaagttgataatTGAATGAGCACCTTTACTTTCTCGTTGCATCAAGATTTTAAGTCCATTTATATCTCATTTCTATTGCTTGCTCCATTATAACATTGTCCACATATATGAAATGGACTTAAAAAATGTCGAGCAAGTAAACCAATGATTTCATTCTTTAGAGATAAAATAGCAGTACCACGAACATGACCAATACCAATAAACCACACTTCCCCTTCTGTCAAAATAACGCAAAACAATAGCTATTTGCTCCTTACATGATACATCACGAGATTCATCAACTAAAATGGAAAAATAATTATCATTTAAATCCTCAACTAATAACACATTCAATTGTTCCCATTTACATGCAATGATAATATCCTTTTGAATATATGGAGAACTCAATTGATTATTCTTTGGAGATCTTTTAAGTGCATCACCAACATCTTTACATCGTTCAGTATACCATTTAACAAGTTCAATAAAGTTACCTCTATTAATAAATGATTCATCTTCACGATGTCCACGAAATGATAGTCCTTGGGTCAAAAGATATCTTATCACATCAACAGCCGCAACTTCTAAATGAGTCTGATATTCTAATTTTTGTTGATCAGATTGTTTGGCAAATGCACTTTGAATTGATTGTTTTTGTCTTAATAAATCATCAACATTCTTTCTTGACTGATTATGAATATAACTTGGTCCACCAATATGCATATCAAATATGTTCTTCTTATTCCAACTTGTAAATCCTATACTTTTCATCTACTCCCCCTTGATTGATGTATTCATCTtgaaacaaataaaaataaaagcaaaaaagCTGCATTTTTGTTACACTATACTCCAACCACTCATACTCATCAAACCATTGAGGATTAAAATGATTTTACCGTAAAGATTTCTTTGAGGAAAGTTATGATTTCAAGGTCGGAAAACACCTCTTTGAAGATATTCTCTTTTTTGGATGATATTTTCGAATAGCTAATCTTTCTCGGGGATCAGTCTCTAAGGAATTCAAATCAGCCCTTTCATTCTGACGATGTTGTTCTGGCTCATTTGCGCCTTCTTCCAAGTTAATTGAATCTTGAGATGTTGAACTTAGTTTTGGGAGCTTGGAAGACGCTTTAGGAAAATATCTCTCCATTGAAATTTATGCTAAGTTATAAATTTAAGTATCAATTTAGATAAAAAAGCTTAAATAATATCATTGTATAAAAGAATAGAAAGAAATAAATATGTGAGAAAAATTgatacatttttttttattttctattatCTTCTTtcacaaaaaattaattaattaaagatcATAATTAAACTTTTCAACATAATTAACAATAGCTCATGTCGCACTTTAATGACTTTATTATAATAATTGTAAACTAGAAGATAAATTAAAGATCTATCACTAACAATTCAAATTATAATAATCCCACAATTTAATCTCTAAAATTAATCAAACACATCAaactaaaataaatataaataaaaaaaatcatcacaaTTATGATCATgaacaaataaaggaaataaacctCCAAATTATTAAGCACCAAAAAAGAATATCTTCAAGCAATGAATTTTGTACAACTAACCTTATTGTAAAGCACATATAATTTATCtagattgtcacacctccttttttcgtacccgagagggtacaagggagtttttccaattaaaggacaatcgaaacgggattggtttgtttatttcagagtcgccacttgggagttttagggtgtcccaagtcaccaattttaatcccgaatcgaggaaaagaatgactccatattacagtctgcgtaccagaaatccggataaagaattctgttaacccgggagaaggtgttaggcattcccgaattccgtggttctagcacggtcgctcaactgttatattcggcttgattatctgattttatacaaatatgaacttatgtgcaaattttaactttttaccgctttcataattgttattattattttctacaaggaattgcaacgttgtgaaaatatatcccgaaccgcgttacaatcaatgtacccgtggtcgtcgacacattttgactctattgagatttggatttgggtcacatcaatgtgcacccgtgtttaagaaggttaaattattaaaggtgcgcctaaagcaactagcgtattgttattttgggaaggccgtaaaattcgctaaacggcctgtcccgaattctaagtattttaatatatacatttagagggccccgcagcttgtgcatttttgtttgtcgaggctcgtctcatttttatttaaaaggataaacctacagtgactatattttcctattaagttcgtctctaaaataaaagaaaatctcttaattaattacatgctaaaaacgtaacttattaattattagtttacggctaatgcgaatggaaaattgcgaccgagtttgtacaaagaaaaactgctttcattctatattctattattcaataatactaaaacgtgagattgacacaccataatatc from Nicotiana sylvestris chromosome 12, ASM39365v2, whole genome shotgun sequence encodes the following:
- the LOC104218667 gene encoding uncharacterized protein: MKSIGFTSWNKKNIFDMHIGGPSYIHNQSRKNVDDLLRQKQSIQSAFAKQSDQQKLEYQTHLEVAAVDVIRYLLTQGLSFRGHREDESFINRGNFIELVKWYTERCKDVGDALKRSPKNNQLSSPYIQKDIIIACKWEQLNVLLVEDLNDNYFSILVDESRDVSCKEQIAIVLRYFDRRGRCDKVQELLLLVSDILNMVGASFKLRDELRESQEEEIEEVLRKDELETCRGLNQELGLTRAGDIQWGSHYKSFNNFILMFGPIIDVLDALTVNAHFEKKCNAKEYL